Genomic DNA from Etheostoma cragini isolate CJK2018 chromosome 7, CSU_Ecrag_1.0, whole genome shotgun sequence:
GGAGCTACAAGATAACAATAAACCTATCATAGTTTTCTGCCAGTTGATTTTTGATAACAAGCCAgtataactaaataaataaataatcttttgtagtttttcagaaTAGGTAAATGTTATTTGAGCCAAAGATTTATACAGTACCATAATTAGATGGATTTGATAAGATTTGTGAGCTGCAGCCTCAGCAGTTTTTTGTAATGCTCTAAATCACACAACTGGAAACTGCTGGCATTCAAGCTGCAGCTGTTGTCGTGTCTTGAACAGCATTCACTAAATTCAGCAAATTTTCTTTTGTAAGGACAAGGAGGAGTACACAGAGATGCCCGACCCGAGTGGTTTGACTGATGATGACCTCAAGGCCGCGCTGCTCGAGCACGGGTTTAAAGCTGGGCCCATAGTCGGTGAGGTTGCACTCAACGCTGTCTTGAAATTGGTTTTCATTGTAGCCATCAAAATgcacatttgtgttttaatcaGTGTGTTAACACctaatatttacatttcatcaTATAGGTCCGTCCCTTtctcaaaaaacaaattgtattgtttgtctGTGCTAGAGACCACCAGAGCCTTGTATGAGAAGAAGCTAAGGAAACTGCTCCAGTCCAATGGACATGGCTGTGTGAATGGAGTAGAGAAAGGTGTATTATACTCTGACAATGAAGAAGGGGAGGAACATGGGTCAGATGAACAAGAGGAGGACAAAGAGCTTGGTATGAccagaaatgttgatttttttttgttttgttttgttgttacgGTTGGCATCAGATAATCATATGCTTTGTATTTTCTGTGACTTGCACAGGTAccgaagaagaaaaagaagagaccGTAAAAGACCAGGCACAACAAGGGAGTAGCCAGCAGGTGAGAAAGCTGTACAAGGTTCTTGCCATCTTAGTTAAATGATTTAGGGTTGCTATGTTAATGAATGGTACCGCTTGAATTGTCTGAAATTTAGGACCTTGTACTTACTGTATACTTTTGCTGGTTAATagatgattttgtgttttttcttatcCTCTGCTGTGTTGAAATAATACTTCCCTACAGGGCCACTTACTGGTTCAACTGTAAACTTGTGTTGTAACCTAACTCAAAGTGTTCACTCTCTAGAAGAAGCACTTCCGTGTTaaatatttgtgcatttagtttttttaaattttgttacttttcatAAGTAGAGTTGTGTTTTCAGAATGGTGGTTTTGTTTACCCGCAGTGCTTTTTACTCTCATCAAGGCTGGTAAATACTACAGATATTCATATCTTTTCCACAGAATTCTATCAAACTGAATGCTCAGGagacactgatgtttttttgttttttttctccatttgatTGGGTTTGTCGTTTGTAGCTTGCTCATGCTTCCAGAAACGGTGAACCTAGTTTCAAGTGGAATTCAGGGAATGCGGTACAATCATCGGGGCGAAGTCAGTCTCGCTGCTCACAGGTTTCAGTAGGAATTAGTAGAGCATCCTCTGTGGATCAGCACTCGGGATTAGGATCAGGGGTAGGCAGGTTTTATTTCACTTCATCTGTGGATTTAAGATTCTCTGCATTCCTTGCTTGAACTATATTGTGTGTCCTTCTCAAGTCACCAGTGGGGTACTTTCCTGTTGCTTTACAATGATGGGCATGGCATCTCACTGGTGCGTAGATTGTGTGATGAAtaatacatgtttgtgttgttgttgttgttgttgttaatatgATAATACTAATCCTTGCAGTTTCCCCCTGGATCCCAATCAGTTATGCCCAATGCTGAATCATCAATGTCCTCTCAGGCCTTCAGCATCACTCACATGGTTGAGGAGGAAAGTTAATATTAGAGGTTTTTAAATCCACATTCCTCATCTTAAAAAGTgaccttttttatgtttttggttgtgAGTAATCGTCGCTGCAGTGCTTGCTCAGTCATGTACATTGTCACCCTAAAACAACAGATGGAAAGTCGGAGATCACTCTCTACTAGCTCAGACACGGAGAGAGAGTTGAATGGGAGCAATATGCAGAAACATTGGTCGCGGTCCAACAGGGTCAGTAGTGCTCACATGGTTCAGTCCCCCTTTAAGCCTGAATGTTGGTGGTGGTTAAAGTTGTAGGAGAAGGTCACTGGAGGAAATTAAGACAGCAGAAATGTTTATCTTTTACATCTCCTTTCCTTAGCTGGACATGCCAATTGTGGACAGTATGAAGAACGAGTCCCTGTACTACACTCCCAAGGCATCCCCTTACAAAAGGAACATGaaggcacatacagtacatcatacattttttgttttgttaaaccaTATCACTTGACGGGGGTGTGAGCATTGTCTACTATAACGTACTTTGTCTGTGTAACTCCTTTCATATGTCAGTGTTACAATGTGTAACCCAAGCTAGAAAATAAAACGCACTAAATTTACCAGTGGCTTTTACAATCAcccttttctttcccttctgcCTGACTTGCTGGGCCTCTGTCTCCTTTGGACTCTGCTGTCCGGAAAATATGTATCTTTTTCTCTGGTCCACTTTGAGAgtaatttctgctttcttttctaGCTTACTCAGGAGCCTGTTAAGGATACCATTAAGAACATGTTTCCAAACACTGACGCCAAGACCCCAGGGATCTAGTAAGTGTGAACACCAACACTATTACGGTGTAATAATTAGAAACTTTTCACGGCTTTCTAAATTGTTGAATGGGAATAGGATTTATCTGAACTAAAAGAAATGTAGAAGAATGGTGATTGACACATGGACAACTTGCATAGTGGCACACACCGACACAAGGTAGGAGTTTTGTAATTGTGTTCTCAACACAAATACTGTCATATTTCAGCGCTACTCGTCGGAGACCTATCAAGGGCGCAGCAGGGAGACCTGTCCAGTATGCATACCCAGTCACTCCCGTCAGTCCCACCACCCTGGAAAAACGAGAGGTGGAGCGCCGCCTTGTGCCCATTCAGATACAGATTTTGGTCTTTCTTATTGTGACATGCCTTCTGTACTTCATTTATGTCTGTGTTGAGGACAACTCATTCAGTTCAACTGTTGCCTTACTGGAAAGTCTTTACCAAGAGGCAGACAGTCAGGATGGGCTTTTGCTTCAGGCTGAGACACAGGACGTGCCAGCTCTCTCTGGACAGgattaactgtgttttttaatcctctacATTGACTTACATGtgagggtttattttttttttttttttttttatttttttttttttgggtgatGTAAACCATAAGGACCTTGTATTGGGATATCTTCAGGGGACCCATATTGCTTTATGAATGACTGTCTATGTGTCTGTGCTAACCATAAAgtctagttttacagttatgtttTTCTAATGGATATGTTACCAGAGTGCTCTCATTAGTGTAGTTGAAACAATTGCTA
This window encodes:
- the lemd1 gene encoding LEM domain-containing protein 1 isoform X1; the encoded protein is MSRFVEAPAQLSKSRLKSDLVAHNVALPPARSKKEVYVGLYLQHIDQRNAGDFSSDEEDQGQDVADKEEYTEMPDPSGLTDDDLKAALLEHGFKAGPIVETTRALYEKKLRKLLQSNGHGCVNGVEKGVLYSDNEEGEEHGSDEQEEDKELGTEEEKEETVKDQAQQGSSQVELCFQNGGFVYPQCFLLSSRLLAHASRNGEPSFKWNSGNAVQSSGRSQSRCSQVSVGISRASSVDQHSGLGSGFPPGSQSVMPNAESSMSSQAFSITHMVEEMESRRSLSTSSDTERELNGSNMQKHWSRSNRLDMPIVDSMKNESLYYTPKASPYKRNMKLTQEPVKDTIKNMFPNTDAKTPGIYATRRRPIKGAAGRPVQYAYPVTPVSPTTLEKREVERRLVPIQIQILVFLIVTCLLYFIYVCVEDNSFSSTVALLESLYQEADSQDGLLLQAETQDVPALSGQD
- the lemd1 gene encoding LEM domain-containing protein 1 isoform X3; amino-acid sequence: MSRFVEAPAQLSKSRLKSDLVAHNVALPPARSKKEVYVGLYLQHIDQRNAGDFSSDEEDQGQDVADKEEYTEMPDPSGLTDDDLKAALLEHGFKAGPIVETTRALYEKKLRKLLQSNGHGCVNGVEKGVLYSDNEEGEEHGSDEQEEDKELGTEEEKEETVKDQAQQGSSQVELCFQNGGFVYPQCFLLSSRLLAHASRNGEPSFKWNSGNAVQSSGRSQSRCSQVSVGISRASSVDQHSGLGSGLTQEPVKDTIKNMFPNTDAKTPGIYATRRRPIKGAAGRPVQYAYPVTPVSPTTLEKREVERRLVPIQIQILVFLIVTCLLYFIYVCVEDNSFSSTVALLESLYQEADSQDGLLLQAETQDVPALSGQD
- the lemd1 gene encoding LEM domain-containing protein 1 isoform X4; translated protein: MSRFVEAPAQLSKSRLKSDLVAHNVALPPARSKKEVYVGLYLQHIDQRNAGDFSSDEEDQGQDVADKEEYTEMPDPSGLTDDDLKAALLEHGFKAGPIVETTRALYEKKLRKLLQSNGHGCVNGVEKGVLYSDNEEGEEHGSDEQEEDKELGTEEEKEETVKDQAQQGSSQQLDMPIVDSMKNESLYYTPKASPYKRNMKLTQEPVKDTIKNMFPNTDAKTPGIYATRRRPIKGAAGRPVQYAYPVTPVSPTTLEKREVERRLVPIQIQILVFLIVTCLLYFIYVCVEDNSFSSTVALLESLYQEADSQDGLLLQAETQDVPALSGQD
- the lemd1 gene encoding LEM domain-containing protein 1 isoform X5: MSRFVEAPAQLSKSRLKSDLVAHNVALPPARSKKEVYVGLYLQHIDQRNAGDFSSDEEDQGQDVADKEEYTEMPDPSGLTDDDLKAALLEHGFKAGPIVETTRALYEKKLRKLLQSNGHGCVNGVEKGVLYSDNEEGEEHGSDEQEEDKELGTEEEKEETVKDQAQQGSSQQLTQEPVKDTIKNMFPNTDAKTPGIYATRRRPIKGAAGRPVQYAYPVTPVSPTTLEKREVERRLVPIQIQILVFLIVTCLLYFIYVCVEDNSFSSTVALLESLYQEADSQDGLLLQAETQDVPALSGQD
- the lemd1 gene encoding LEM domain-containing protein 1 isoform X2 — encoded protein: MPDPSGLTDDDLKAALLEHGFKAGPIVETTRALYEKKLRKLLQSNGHGCVNGVEKGVLYSDNEEGEEHGSDEQEEDKELGTEEEKEETVKDQAQQGSSQVELCFQNGGFVYPQCFLLSSRLLAHASRNGEPSFKWNSGNAVQSSGRSQSRCSQVSVGISRASSVDQHSGLGSGFPPGSQSVMPNAESSMSSQAFSITHMVEEMESRRSLSTSSDTERELNGSNMQKHWSRSNRLDMPIVDSMKNESLYYTPKASPYKRNMKLTQEPVKDTIKNMFPNTDAKTPGIYATRRRPIKGAAGRPVQYAYPVTPVSPTTLEKREVERRLVPIQIQILVFLIVTCLLYFIYVCVEDNSFSSTVALLESLYQEADSQDGLLLQAETQDVPALSGQD